The Bartonella bovis 91-4 sequence AGTAAAACCAGCATAAAACACCCACTTAAATAACGACATTGACGATCCTTTGTGGAACAATAATAATTTTCTTTACCGGCTTTTCTGTCAATTGCGCTTTAACACATTCAAGAGCCAAGACTGCTTCTTCAATTGCCTCTTTATTGGCTGTTACACAAAGGGTAATATCACCGCGTTTTTTGCCATTAATCTGCACCGGCAAAGTAACAAACTCTTCAACTGTCAAGGTAGGATCATACACAGGCCAGGAAAGCTCACAAATCAGTGTTTTTCCTCCAAAAGCAGCATGACATTCTTCTGCCAAATGCGGCATTATAGGTGCAATCATTGCAAAGAAAAAATCCATTGCTTGACGCAAAGCTGACTTTATCTCATCGTCAATATCTTCCACCTTATTTAAAAATGGCGTCATTGTATTTAATAATTCATAAAGGCGTGCAACTGCCCGATTAAAAGCAAGCTTTTCTAAATCATCCTCCACAGCACAAAGCGTGCGATGAGCTGCTTTTGAAAGTGCCAAAGCTTCACCCTGACAGCCTGTGCGTGGCTCAACTTCCTTTAAAACTGAGGCACTTAAAGCAACACAGCGCCAGATGCGTTGCACGAAACGATAAGCTCCTTCAATCCCTGCTTGTGTCCAAATAACATCACGCTCAGGAGGAGAATCAGACAACATAAACCAGCGCACTGTATCTGCCCCATAAGAAGCAATAATATCATCAGGATCAATAATATTCTTTTTTGATTTCGACATTTTTTCAATTGAACCAATCGTCACATGAGTATGATCAGCCAATTTATAAGCTTGGCGTTTCCCGTCTTTTTCAACAATCGAAACCTCCGCTGGTGTAACCCATCCTTGTTCATCCCGGTAGGTTTCATGAACAACCATACCTTGTGTAAATAACCCTTCAAAGGGCTCATCTACACTAACATGACCAACAAGCTTCATCGCACGCATAAAAAAACGTGCATATAAAAGATGTAAAATCGCATGTTCAATACCACCGATATATTGTTTAACAGGTAACCACTGCGCCGTTGCCTTTTGATCTGTTGGTTCTTTTGCTCTAGGTGCGATAAAACGCGCATAATACCAAGAAGAATCAACAAAAGTATCCATTGTATCGGTTTCGCGTTTTGCCAATTTGCCACAAGAAGGACAAGCCACTTCTTGCCACTTTTCATGGCGTGCAAGAGGATTACCAGGCTTATCAAAAGTCACATCATCAGGCAAAACAACTGGCAAATCAGTGCGTGCCACAGGAACCACCCCACAAGTAGCACAATGAACCATAGGTATCGGGCAACCCCAATAACGTTGACGTGAAATTCCCCAATCACGCAATCGAAATTGTACAGTTCTTTGCCCTTGAGGCTGACCATTTAAGGTCTGTTCTTCAAGGCGTTTAGCAACTTCTTCAAAAGCTTCCTTTACCGTAAGACCATTTAAAAAGTCTGAATTAATCATCACGCCTTCACCACTGTAAGCCGTCTTAGAGATCATAAAATCCTTGGCATCAGCATCTTTTGGCAAAACCACCGCACGTACAGGAAGATCGTATTTACGTGCAAAATCTAAATCCCTTTGATCATGAGCAGGACACCCAAAAATAGCACCTGTTCCATAATCCATGAATACAAAATTAGCAACATAGATAGGAATACGCACCATTGCATTAAATGGATGAATAGCCAAAAGTTTTGTGCGAAATCCTTTTTTTTCAGCTGTTTCAAGTGCTTCAGTTGTCGTGCTACCACACCGACAATTCTCAATAAAAGTAGCAAGTCCTTTGTCTTGTTGTGCCAATGTTTGTGCAATCGGGTGATCTACAGAAAGAGCTAAAAAAGACGCTCCAAATAAAGTATCAGGACGGGTTGAATAACAAATAACCTCATCAAACGCTTGGCATCCATCATCATCAACATTTGTCTTATCTAAAGCCCAGCCAATTAAAAGGCCTCGTGACTTACCAATCCAGTTTTTTTGCATAATGCAGACTTTTTCCGGCCATTTATCAAGCCTCTTAAGCCCTGCTAATAAATCTTCACTAAAATCACTGATTTTGAAAAACCACTGCGTCAATTCTCGCTGTTCAACCAATGCGCCAGAACGCCAACCTCTTCCATCAACAACCTGCTCATTGGCTAAAACTGTGTGGTCAACAGGGTCCCAATTCACTTTGGCTACTTTACGTGCAATCAGCCCCTTTTCATAAAAGTCAAGGAAGATCATTTGTTGACGATGATAATATTCCACATCACATGTTGCAAATTCACGCGACCAATCTAAAGAAAGCCCCAATTGCTTTAATTGCCCACGCATAACCGCAATATTTTGATAAGTCCAAACCTTTGGATGCACTTTATTTTGCATAGCAGCATTTTCAGCTGGCATACCAAAAGCATCCCACCCCATGGGATGCAGTACATTAAACCCTTTTGCACGTTTATAACGTGCAACAACATCTCCCATAGTATAATTGCGCACATGTCCCATATGAATGCGCCCTGAAGGATAGGGAAACATCTCTAAAACATAATATTTTTCACGCCCATCATCATTAGAGGTTTGAAAAATTTGTCTCTCATCCCAAATTGCTTGCCATTGTTGTTCGCGTGCACGTGGATTGTAGCGCTCAATTGTCATTCCCATTATACTCTTTACAAAATTAAACCAAAAAGCTTTCTGAATGCTTCACCATGGATTAAAGCTATCGTCAACCTTTTCAATAGAAATTTTAAAAGCTTTTATAAACAATGACTCAAAACTTTAAACAAAAAACAGGAACAACAAAACATGAACACATTCAATGCTTCCCTTATTGATACGTGGAACAACCTTCAACAAGACATTGCCGCGACATGTAAAGACTATCACCGCTCACTAGAAAGTGTTCAGTTAATTGCTGTTTCAAAAACTGTTGCTGCACAACAAATTGTTCCACTACTGCAAGCAGGCCAACGACTCTTTGCTGAAAACCGTGTGCAAGAAGCAGCGCAAAAATGGCCACGTCTGCGAGAGCAATTTGAAGCCATAAAACTCCATCTTATCGGCCCCTTACAATCCAATAAAATAGCAGAAGCGGTTAAAATTTTTGATGTTATTCAAACTGTAGACCGTGAAAAAATAGCCCAAAAATTATCCGAAGAAATGCATAAACAAAAAAAGTATCTTCCCTGTTATGTTCAAGTCAATATCGGATTAGAACAACAAAAAAGTGGCATTGCACCGCAAGAAGTAGTCGATTTTGTAACCCAATGTAAAAATCAATATGGGCTTGATATTATAGGCCTCATGGCAATTCCACCGGTCGAAGAAAACCCTGGCCCCTATTTTGCTCTTTTAGCTAAACTGGCAAAAAAAGCAGGTGTTTTAAACTTATCTATGGGTATGTCAAATGACTTTAAAACTGCTCTTCAATTTGGTGCAAATGTCCTTCGTATTGGCACAGCTTTGTTTGGACAACGTCCACTATAAGTACCTTTTGCTTAAATTATATACTCCTCTTCTCTAAAGAACAGCTCATATATCCTCCGTCAAATCATCAATTAATTAAAAAAACAAAAAACATTTAAAAAGTATTGAGTGTAAAAACTGAAAAAACTTGAAACTATTATAAAAAAAGTCAATGATAATGACTTAAATAAAAAAGCAAAAGTGGTAACTTAGAGTGATTCGTTTTGAAAATGTTGGTTTGCGCTATGGGATGGGGCCTGAAATCCTCCATGACATCAGCTTTCACATTCCACATGGATCATTTCAATTTTTAACTGGAGCATCTGGGGCGGGTAAAACATCCTTGATGCGTCTGATGTTTTTGTCCATCAGACCAACCCGCGGTCATATTGATTTATTTGGCAACGATACAGCCTTACTTAAACGACAAGAGCTTCCTGCTTTACGACAACGTATTGGTGTCGTCTTTCAAGATTTTCGCTTGCTTGACCATATGACAACTTATGAAAATGTTGCACTGCCTTTACGCATTAAAGGGCAAGAAGAAGCAACATATCGTAGTGAAGTAGAAGATCTTTTACAGTGGGTTGGTCTTGGAAACCATATTCACGCTTTACCACCCATTCTTTCAGGTGGAGAAAAGCAAAGAGTAGCAATTGCACGCGCGCTCATTGATCAACCTGAAATTCTTCTTGCTGATGAACCAACAGGAAATGTTGATCCGCCTTTAGCAAAACGCCTCTTGCGCTTATTTATTGAATTAAACCGTTTTGGAACAGCTGTCGTTATTGCCACCCATGATGTCACATTGATGGAACAAGTCACAGCACGACGTATGATTCTTCATAATGGACGGATGACAATTTATGACTAAGTCTTTCTCCATCTTTCGCATTCAAAAATCAATTTTTACACGCAGTAAAACAACTAAAACAGCTATTATTCCCAGTAACAACATTTCTGGGCAAGCTTTGGTTGTTGTGATTGCTATTATGACATTTCTTGCAAGTTTAACATTAAGCAGTGTTGATCTAGTGCACCAAGCTGCTCATAATTGGAGTGCTCAAATTAACCATGAAGCAACAATTCACATACAACCTGTTGAAAATGTCGATATTGAACAAGCTCTGCGCAATGCAGTTCAATTAGTCACAACATTTCATGGTGTAAAAGAAGCCAAAATTGTTGATCAAGCAGCCACTGAAAAATTGCTTGAACCATGGCTTGGAACAGGCTTAACCTTGAGCAAATTGCCCATTCCCCGGCTCATTATTGTCACTTTAAACAAGGATGAAAAAACTGACTTTCACGCCATCAGCCAAGCCATTAAAACACATATCCCAGGCGGCCAATTTGATGATCATCGCTTCTGGGTTAATCGTTTTGTGACAATGGCAAAAACAACTGTTCTTATCGGCTTCTCAATTTTAGCACTAGTTTTAAGCTCGCTTATGCTTACGATTATCTTTGCAACACGCAACGCACTTGCAGAAAATTCTCATATTATCAACGTCTTACATTTCCTTGGCACTGAAACCCATTTCATTGCCAAACAATTTGATTGGCATTTTTTTAAAACAGCACTGCGCGGTGCATCATATGGTGGTGTGACAAGCACACTTCTCTTTAGCGCCTTTTTCTTCTGGATAAACAATAACCTGGGCACAGCACAAAGCAGCCAAATTACTGCCTTGTTTGGACATTTCTCAATAAATCTCGTCACCTATGAGAAAATTCTTAGCCTTATTCTTTTTGTGTCCCTTCTCACCACATTAACGAGCCGGATCACTATTTTAGCGCAACTTAAAAAAATTGATCAGTACAAAAATAATTTATTTTAATTTCATGACCAACGTTTCACCTCATCCTCGATCATCAGCACACAATCATACGCAAAAATGTTGCATTGCAAAGTTCACCACAAGTGTTCTACAGTTCTATAAACGCTTTTCACGCTATGTGCCATTAACAGTACTGACTCTTTTTATTACAATTTTGCTCATCGGCGCTACATTCGTTACTTTTTCGGAAAAAATTGAGCACCTAACCCCTCCAAATCCTCTACCACAAGCAGATGCAATCATCGTCCTTACAGGTGGAGAAAACCGAATAAAAACAGGATTTGATCTTCTACAAAAAAGGCTTGGTTCTCGACTATTGATCAGCGGAGTCAGCACAACAATTAATCTTAATAAATTGATTGACGCCACACATATCAATCCGCATCATTTGGCCTCTTGTGTTGATTTTGGATATGAAGCAACCAATACCAAAGGCAATGCTCAAGAAAGCGCTGCCTGGATCAAACAACATAACTATAAAACCGTTTATATTGTCACGCATGATTATCATATGGTGCGCTCTTTGCTCGAACTTAAACATCTAATGCCCCATATACATTTCATTGCATATCCCATTAAAGAGAATACTGCAGGCAGTTGGATCAAACAAATCAATCAAATGCGCATCCTTGTTTCTGAATATATCAAAAATATTGGAGTATACGTCAGAACTGCATTTTGACCCTCACACATTTTATTTACCATAAATTTTCTTAAAACTCTTTAAAAAACTTAAGCCCCTTGCTTTTACCTTAGATTACACAAAACTCTCCTTTGATACCCCATGCACTTGTTACACCATAAACATGGTTTCATATCTTGATTTTTGACAAACACTAAAACTTTCCCCCTCTCATTAACCAGTTCAAAGGCTCTCATAAGGTCAACCCGCATAGTCTACGCTCTTCATGCGCAGTCATATCTTTTCTGTTACAAATCTCGCAAAATGAAAAAACCATTCAAAATTGTGAAGTCACTTAAAGACACATGAAAATGATAAACTCTCAAACCATATAAAAGGTATAACTTAAATAAATTGTCCCTTGATTATACGCAAAAAGCCACACAATGAAACTCAACAAGCAACATCATCAATGCATAGTTTACCCAAAACACACCCATCAATGCTGTTGCACACTTATTATAATAACCACAATTCTTCTTTAGACTGATTTTTCAATCACGTGCCAAAGCAATCACAGGATCAAGCTGTGAAGCTTTTCGTGCTGGAAAAAAACCAAAACACACCCCAATAAAGGCTGAAAAAACAAAAGCTATAATGATTGAATTTATCGTATAAACCAATTGAATAGGTAGAGAAAACAATGAAAACAAGCTACCAACAGAAAGCCCCAAAAGAATCCCGAAACTCCCACCAATTGCACACATTAAAATTGCTTCGATAAGAAATTGCTGTAAAATATCACTTTGACGTGCACCAACTGCCATACGCACCCCAATTTCACTGATCCGCTCAGAAACAGTCACAAGCATAATATTCATCACCCCAATACCCCCTACAATCAATGAAATTGCTGCAATTGAAGTCACTAAAAGCGTTAAAATCTGTGTGCTCTGCATAAGACGTTGACGAAACGATTCCGAATTTCTAATGAAAAAATCTTCCTGACCATGGCGCATAATTAAAAAACGCCGTACCTCAGCTTCTGCTAACTTTGAATCGACATTATCAGCAATTTTCACAGTAATTGCACGAACAATTGTAGTTCCAAGAAAACGGGTTTGCACGGCTGTATAAGGCAAATAAACCTGGAGTGTATTTGATACGCCTGCCTCATTATTTGAAGTCACAACACCAATAATGCGCGCAGGCACCTTACCCACACGCACCACTTTCCCAACAGGACTTTCATGACTATGAGGAAAAAGAGAAGCAATAGCTTCCTTTTCAATCACTAAATCAAGTGTTCGATCGTGCACACTTTGTTTATTAAACAATTGTCCTTCAACAACTGTAAACCCGTGTGTCTGAAAAAATTGTTCTCCTACACCAACAACCACAGCATTGGCCTCAATACCTCTATAATAAACTGTCGAACTCACTGAAATTTGAGGTGTTACACCATCAACATAAGGCAGTCCCGATAAAGCTTGTGCATCATCTTCAACCAAACTTGTTATCTTATCTGCGAGTGGATCAGAAAAACTCTTACCAGGTAAAATTGTTAATATATTTGTGCCCAAACTCTTAAAATTTTCAAGAATTTTCTTTTGGGTCCCATTGCCCAAAGATACCATCGCAATAACTGACGCAATTCCGATAATCACCCCAAGCATTGTTAAAAAAGTCCGCATCCGGTGCGCATTCATTGCAAACAAAGCCATAGTAAAGGCTTCATAGAAACGATCCATAAAAGAACGAAAAGCCCCAAGTTGTTGATGATTTTTTAGATCTTTTACTGTATAATGAGACTGAATATTACTTCTTACCTTTTTAACTTTCGACACATTATCAGAAATAATTTCCCCATCACTGATCTCAATAATGCGTTGTGCTCTCTTGGCTACATCCATATCATGGGTTACCATAACAATGGTGCGTCCTTCTTGATGAAGCTCGTCTAAAATACGCAAAACTTCTTGGCCACTGTGTTTATCTAGTGCACCTGTTGGTTCATCTGCAAGAATAACATCAGCATCATTCATTAAGGCACGAGCAATCGATACACGTTGTTGTTGACCACCCGAAAGTTGATTGGGGCGGTGATTCATGCGATCACCCATCCCTAAACGCGTTAAAAGGCTTTGTGCACGCTTTCTTCGTATTGCCGACGCACACCGTGCGTAAATGGCTGGCATTTCAACATTCCCAAGAGCTGTCAATTCATACAACAAATGATAACGCTGAAAAATAAATCCAAAATGATTGCGCCGTAAAGCTGACAAATCATCTGCTGAAAGTAAAGCTATCTCTTTTCCTGAAACCCAATAACGTCCCCCACTTGGTCGATCAAGGCAACCTAAAATATTCATCAAAGTGGATTTTCCTGAACCAGAAGCCCCTACAATGGCCACCATTTCACCACGCTTAATGGTTAAATTAATATTTTTTAAAATAGGAACCAGTGTTTCACCTGCACGAAATTCGCGCGTGATATTTTCCAAGACAAGGACAGCATCTGTCTGCTTTGTTTCCATGTTTTAGATCTCGTCTTCACTTTGCCAATCAGTATCTTCTAATATTAGCCCATCATTTGAGCTGGTAATCACCACATCACCCTCACTTAATCCTGAAACAACCTCAGCCATTACTTTATTATTGAGTCCAATAGTTACCTGTTTTGCAACCACCTTATTTTTGCCAACCAAAACACGAACCCACGCTTTATGCTCTTTCGTCTCATCATGTAAAGCATCGCTTGGCACCAATAACACATTGTGAGAACGAGCTAAGATAATATGAACTTGAGCTGTCATATAAGTGCGTAAAAAATTGTCTTTATTGTCAACATGCACAAGCCCATTATAATAAATAGCTGATGATGCCAAAGCACTACCCCCTCCAGACATCTCAGGATTAATACTAATATCACTACGAATAGATTCAGGTGCAGGCTCTACTGTTTCTAATATGCCATCATAACGGCGTTGTGAATCACCAAAAATCGTGAAATAAAGCGCTTGTCCAGCGTGAACTTTCAAAATATCAGCTTCTGAAATTTGCGCTTTGACTGTCATTTTTGATAAATCCCCTAAAATAACAATTGTCGGTACTGACTGAACTGCATTAACATTTTGTCCTTCTTCAACAACCGTTTCTAAAACCGTACCTGCTGAAGGCGCTGTTATTCGTGTGTAGCTTAAATTAACCTCTGCACTTTCAACATCAATTTGTGCTTGTACAATTTGCTCTCGAAGCTGAGCAATCTGAGCTTCACGTATTTTTACTTGTATGAGTGCATCATCAAAGTTAGCACGTGAAACAGCATGTGCTTTGATCATCTCTTTTTGGCGTGCTAAATTTTTCTGCGCTAAAGTAAGGTGGGCTTCTTGTTCCATTAAACTCGCATAATAATGAGATAAAACAGCTTTTTTCCTTTTTAGATCATTTTCCTGATCTGTAGGATCAATCTCTGCCAATAAATCTCCTTCTTTCACAACACTACCAGGCGAAACATGCATCGCAATAACACGCCCTGTCGCGCGTGCACCAACAGCAACAAGCCGATAAGGGCGCACAATACCAGAAGCTAAAACACTTTCTTCAATATCACCACGTTTCACCACCGCTGTAATATAAGCCTGTGTGGAGTTTCCAAAAAAAAGAGTGCGAACCAACCCTAAAAAAACGATAAGAAAAACCACAATGCATAATAAAACAAACTTTTTGCGTTTTATGTTGTATTTCATGATTGAACTTTTTCTCCCTCATTTATTTTCACGCGTAAACCCACCACGTCATCCACTATTTCCGGGCGTGAAACATCAACCACACCATCCCAACCACCACCTAATGCTTTCATCAGCGCAATGTACTGTACAGCCACACTAACACAGCTATCTTTAAGCGCCATTTGCGAAGAATAATACGAACGACGCGCATCTAAAAATTCAAAGAAACTAACATTTCCACTCTCAAAAAGAAGCTGGGAAAGCTCCAATGAACGCAAAGCTGCCGCATTTGCAACTACCAGCTTTTCTAAACGCTGATGTTCTTTATAAAGTCTCACCAGCGCATTTTCTACATCTTCCAAAGCACCTAACACTTCTGCCCGATAAGTAATAAACGCTTGATCACGCTGTGCACGCGCCACTTCAACCGATGCTATTCTCTGCCCCCCATCAAAAAAAGGAAATTGAAGACCAGGCCCAAAAGACCAACCAATTGTTGAATTTTTTCCCAAATGGCCAATCTGTGTTGCCGCTGTTGAAATACGACCCGTTAAAGTAACTGATGGATAAAGATCTGCCTCGCGCTGACCAATGCGCGCTGTAGCTTGAGCATATTGGCGCTCTGCACGCCGTAAATCTGGACGCGTTAATAAAATATCAGCTGGGATTCCTGCAGGTATCGGCCATTGCGGTTGTGGAATTGCCCCCTCTTTTTTAGCACTCTTTTGTAAAATAGCCTCCAAAGCCGTAGGAACACGACCTGTCAAAACAGAAAGTCGATGAATGTTCATCGCTAAACTGGCTTCCATTTGGAATATATCCGCCTCTGTGTTAGCCATTTGTGCTTGCGCATTTGAAAAATCAAGTTCTGAAACCTCACCAGCAGCCAATTTGGTACGCATAAGTTCAAAAGTCTTACGCTGCGACACAACAATCTGGCGTGCAATTAACAGTTTTTCTTGCCAACCACGCATTTCAACATAATTTGTTGCTACATCTCCCAACAACGTCACCATCACAGAGCGCATATCTTCTACAGCACTATCAAGACCATAACGGGCTGCTTCAACCGCTCGCTTATGCCCTCCAAAAAGATCAAGTTCCCAGCTAGCATCAAAGCCACCACGATATTGACTTAAAGACACATCAGGTTGTTCAGAAACACGATTGCCTGAAATTGAACTAGAAACACTTGGCGTAAGATATCCTGCTGCTTGCCCTACACTGGCACGTGCTTCACGAATGCGCGCCTTTGCAACAGCAACGTTATTATTGCCAGATATCGCATCATCGACCAGCTCATTTAAAATAGGATCATTGAAACGCCGCCACCATCCCGCAAGTGTAACTGGATGCTCAGATATTTGAGCAGATTGCCTCCCCCAAATTGCTGGAACACTGAAAGATGTCTTATGATAATCAGGGCCAACAGCACATCCAGACAATATCAAAAATACAGAAAAGAAACTATAGTAAAAGTTTTTTGAAGCAATCCACCTTAAAGTATTAATCCGCATTCATCCTCCTGCGTGGTTTTCAAATCAACCCGCTATGTTTCTTCTTCAAGCATTTATTTCAAACTTTACGTGAAAAATCAAATACTGTCTGCACTGGAACGTGATCGGAAGGCTGAGGTTCTCCTCGTGCAGCACGAAAAATTGAAAGATCATCCATAAAAGGTGCTAAATCTGGTGAAGACCAAATATGATCAAGCCGCCGCCCACGGTCAGCAAGAGCCCAATCGCGTGCACGGTAACTCCACCATGTATAAAGTTTAGTAGGAACTGGAAATTTAATGCGCATTAAATCAACCCATCCCCCTTCACGGCATAATGCTTGTAAACGCTCGGTTTCGATTGGTGTATGACTGACAACGTTCAACAATTTCTCATGAGACCACACATCATCTTCTAAAGGAGCAATATTTAAATCACCCAACAAAAGAGAAGATAAACCATCACCCCGATCAGCTCGGATAGAAGACATTTCTTCTAAAAAATCAAGCTTATGACGAAATTTTTCATTCACGTTAACATCGGGCTCATCACCCCCAGCAGGAACATAAAAATTATGAATCCGAATTGTCTTACCAAAAACTTCAACAATCACTGAAAGGTAGCGACTTTCTTCCTTTTGACAAAAAAAACGCTTTTCAACATCAAACAAAGGCAAACGTGAAACAATCGCTACGCCATTGTAAGATTTTTGACCATTAAAAACAATATGCTCATAACCTGCCGCTTGAAAAGACTCACTCGGGAACAAATGATCCGGACATTTAGTCTCTTGTAAACACAAAATATCTGGAGAAAAGAGGTCCAAATATCGAAGAACTTGCGAAAGGCGTAAACGAATAGAATTAATATTCCAAGTAGCGATACGAAAAAACATCAATTTCCATTTCGATTGCGTGACATTGCGATATTTTTATAAGGAATTGTAAACATCCCATCAGCAAACTGAATACCTGTGCGCACATTCATAATTTGGACTGTTGTTTCCAAATTTTGCTGATCAACAATTGTCCACTGGCGCAAACTATAGTTTTTAGAATCAAAAATCATTCTTATGTGCCCCTTGCCAATACTTTTATCATGCAAAACAATCGTTATTACCCCTGGATCTTCACGAAGCGCTAATAAATTTCCTGATGATATATTAATTTTATCATCCAATAGAAATTTCATCGGTGTTTGAGAAAGTTGATAAAGATTCCACGTATTGAGCGCACTATTGTTCACACCCACCGATTTGCCATCCGCTATAATCCGCAAAGGCACTCCCTTATACCCAAACCGAATCTTACCAGGACGCTCTAAATAAAATGTTCCTTCAGTCATTTTGCCCTTTGGGCTAAATTGAATAAAATCCCCTGTCATTGTTTTTATCGCAGAAAAATGATTAGCAATAGCCTGAGCTCGTGCTATCTGACGAGATGACTGTGCAAAAGAAGAGACAGTAAACAACACACAAACAATAAAACCAAAAACAATAAATGCTCTTCTTAATGATAAATAATATGTTATCACAGACAATGCTCCTAATCGCTTAAATAACACATGCTCAACTCTAAAATATAAGCAGTAAACTTCAAAATATAAACATTACACAATACCTTAATTGCGTAAATATTCACTCAAATCTAAAAGCATTATTTAAAATAATCTATTTAAGATTTTTATTTTAACACGACTCTTCTTCAGCAGGTACTAAAATTTCTCGTTTTCCCGCATGATTAGCAGAGCTAATGATTCCTTCCTCTTCCATTCGCTCAATTAGCGAAGCAGCGCGGTTATATCCAATCCCTAAACGACGCTGAATATAAGAAGTTGAAACCCTACGATCACGCAAAACAACTGCAACAGCTTGGCTATAAGGATCATTTTCCACAGGAGAGACAAGCGAAACATCAGTACCATGATCTGCCGTTTCTTGTGTAACAGCCTCCAAATAATCAGGCTGTGCTTGAGCTTTCAAATGAGCAACAACCTGTTCAACTTCATTATCAGCCACAAAAGGACCATGAACACGTTGAATACGCCCCCCACCCATCATAAAAAGCATATCCCCTTGCCCCAGCAATTGTTCGGCTCCTTGTTCACCAAGAATGGTCCGACTATCAATCTTTGAACTAACAGAAAAAGAAATGCGTGTAGGAAAATTAGCTTTAATCGTACCCGTAATAACATCCACCGAAGGACGCTGCGTAGCCATAATCACATGAATACCAGCAGCACGCGCCATTTGTGCCAAACGTTGAACTGCCCCTTCAATATCTTTTCCTGCAACAAGCATCAAATCTGCCATTTCATCAATAATAACAACAATATAGGGCATAGGGTTTAAATCGAGAGTTTCTGTCTCATAAAGAGGCTCGCCAGTCGTGCGATCAAATCCCACTTGGACCGTTCGCGTCAATGTCTCGCCCTGACTTTGTGCCTCTTTTAAACGCGCGTTAAAACCATCAATATTACGAACGCCAACTTTTGACATTTTACTATAGCGTTCTTCCATTTCTCGAACAGCCCACTTAAGAGCAATCACTGCTTTTTTAGAATCTGTTACCACCGGCGTCAGTAAATGTGGAATACCGTCATAAATCGAAAGTTCAAGCATTTTAGGATCTATCATAATTAAGCGGCATTGCTCAGGTGTCATACGATAAAGAAGCGACAAAATCATTGTATTAATGGCAACAGATTTACCCGACCCTGTGGTACCTGCTACCAAAAGA is a genomic window containing:
- a CDS encoding LolA family protein, whose product is MITYYLSLRRAFIVFGFIVCVLFTVSSFAQSSRQIARAQAIANHFSAIKTMTGDFIQFSPKGKMTEGTFYLERPGKIRFGYKGVPLRIIADGKSVGVNNSALNTWNLYQLSQTPMKFLLDDKINISSGNLLALREDPGVITIVLHDKSIGKGHIRMIFDSKNYSLRQWTIVDQQNLETTVQIMNVRTGIQFADGMFTIPYKNIAMSRNRNGN